A region of the Sphaerodactylus townsendi isolate TG3544 linkage group LG15, MPM_Stown_v2.3, whole genome shotgun sequence genome:
ACTGAGAGAAGTTGGCTGCATGCGGGCTCCCTTTCCTCCCtaaatcccaccttcctccatAATCATCCCCCCAAACATACAGGAAGCCCCAGTCGGGAACACCAAACTCCCCTAACTTCTGCAAGGGTACAGAGCAGAGGGCAATAAAACATCTTAACAGCTGGGCACGTTCATACATGACTGGCAGCCCTCCAAATATTCTGCACCCAGGCGGTTCGAGGCTTTGAAAGATAAGCACCTGCCCGGCTCTTAAGAGCAGTGTCCCtgaaacagactggcagccaaCGTTTGTGCACTTTATGACGGGAGAACAGCGCTCTGCACATTTAATCTAACACGGCACATGCTGGGTTTCTGGAACAACCACATTTTATAGCCAATATTGCAAAGGATAAACTGCAGGGATTCTATTATCAGTGCTTTTCTAAGTACGAGGACCCCAGAATGGGTTGCGGGTTGGGAACCGTTGCTGCACTGTTACCAGAACATGAAACTTGATAGCTTGAACTAGGCACTGATCTGTTGCTTTTACTAAATTtagatcatttttttttcataattgtgTCCTGCATGTACAATTTAGTTTCACGAGTCATATGGCTGAAACAAAGACGATCAGCCATTCAATGCAAAGCCAAATATTATCTGGTTGCAAAAAACCAATATTGCTTTTATCCTCCATCATAAAAGATAGTTCTTATTTTATCCCTTGCTAGGCTAAAAGCTCCTTAGGACTGCTTTTTTGCtattggggagaggggaaaagggggctAATGgtattggggagagggggaaagaggaaggaaggcttTAGACCTTTCTCTGTAAAGTGAAAATAGCAGAGAAAAAGTCATCCCCTATCCAAAAAACCCTGTTAACTCATACTGGGCAAAACAGAGATACACAGCATGGGATGGGTAATAAGACCTGCCATAGCCAAAAAACATCAGGCAAGGAAAAGGCTAAaactttcccctctctcccaacACAGTTCCTGATAAAAAAAGTTCTGGAAGCTGCATCTGCAAAGGACAAAAAAGCTGTTTACAATAAACACAGAGGAACGAGCAAGGTGTAGCTGAGCCCCAAGCGATCGTTCTACTCTGAACTGCATTGATGCTAATCGGTGTGTTTACTTATCTCATGAAAGGATAGTGACTGCCTGAACAACGGAAACACACAGCAATTCATGAAGAGAAGGATTCAggttggccagaggaaaaaacaCTGCTAAAGGAAAGACCGTCTCCTTCAGACTTTACAAATattgtaaaataaacaaataaaatccacAAGATGTAGCAACAGAGAACCTTCACACTGTCATCCAAACCTCGTCTTTCCCATGGCTCAGGGGCACACTGTTTGATTGTCATTCCTTGTTGTTTCCTGTCTAAAATGGAAGCCTGCTCCAGCCAACTGctataaaacataagaacataagaacaagccagctggatcagaccagagtccatcttgtccagctctctgctactcacagtggcccaccaggtgcctttgggagctcacatgcaggatgtgaaagcaatggccttctgcggctgttgctcccgagcacctggactgttaaggcatttgcaatctcagatcaaagaggatcaagattggtagccataaatcgacttctcctccataaatctgtccaagcccctttttaaagctatccaggttactggtCATCACCACcgcctgaggcagcatattccaaacaccaatcacacgttgcgtgaagaagtgtttccttttattagtcctaattcttccccccagcattttcaatgtatgccccctggttctagtattgtgagaaagagagaaaaaattctctctgtcccagcattttctaccccatgcttaattttatagacttcaatccttatcccctaTGCTTTGAGATCCGGCTCTTTCAAACCAACCACAGAAGCTCTCCCTCCTGTACTTAAATGCTTCCAACAAACCCGGCCACCCAGGATTCCTTGCTCTAACAACTCCGCTACCATTTTTTCACgttaatgaaataaaacaatggTGCATAAAACAATGGAGCATTCTCTTTATTTGGGGTCAGAAATTACACGGCCAATTTCAAACAGAAACTGTGGGAAGGCGTTTCGAATCCCTCTTGCCCAAACCCCCCCGCATTTCCTCgtttcaccaaacaaaacagcaTGTTGTGACGAAAACAGATTTAAACACACCGGAGGCATCCCTAGTCCAACAGAGAAGCAGACCATGTAAGGGAGATGCAGCTCTTATTCTTTCACCATGCATGGCTCCAAGGTGACCCTGGAAAAAGCTGATCCCATCTTGATGGGCCGCATCAGTGTCAGCTGACGACAAAAGGAACACGGTTTATACCACCGGTCGAGGCTGCTGGGTCATCAAGACACCAAAGCGTTTCTTGATGGTGATCCTGTGGCGAGAGTACCCCAGCCGTCTGGGGGCTTGGGCAGGATGGGCTGAGCACGTCGGCTGGCCAGAGGGGTCTATCTTCTGGAAGGcatggaaagaaagggaggacaATTTGTGAGCACCCCTGACTATACATTTCACAGAGACAACTACTATCACTCAGtttctgcctgggaattaagagggagggaagaagcccTCCTCTGTCCAAATAATCAAAGTAGCTCGTTTGGTAGGTATGcgagacagggcctttttggtgcaGGAGCCCAGGGCATGAAACAAGCACCACAGAAAGGTAATAGTAGACTTGTATATTTCTCCACCCCAGAACAAAGCATTCCAgcctttctttgttgtagaatgctccacctgggtcctagtgcctacccagcACTGATCCCACATCTGTTTGCTTCTCATGTTTTCCTGACAttcacagctggcatcttcagaggtgtgtcacggAGAGATCAGCTcgagagaagatgccagccacagatgcgggtaaAACATTATGACCACAccacctggaaaaccctcaagTCCAGTTTAGAGGCACAGGTGTCAGGCTTCagctgaccctccagatgttatagactacagctcccatcatcccctgccagcatgatgctggcagggcatgataAGGAactatgatccataacatctggagagaacATGAATATTTCCTATAATTTAGAGGATCCTGCTTGTAGAACAGAGGTGCCCCCTTCCGTGTTAGAGAACACCAAAGAGTAGCTTTTATATCATCTATTGTATTGTTAGCGCATTAAACGGTTCTTCAAAAAATACTTAGCACATTTTGAATCTGTGAATGCTTCGGGGAAGAGCTTTAAGTTCAAAACAGATTGCGACTATAGGTGGGAGGGAACCAAACCCCAGCATCCTTTTTCTAacaactggggccctgctgtTCCCTTCTTAGAGGAATTTTAAttattggacgccatctgttg
Encoded here:
- the LOC125445244 gene encoding H/ACA ribonucleoprotein complex subunit 3-like; translation: MFLQFYLNEQGDRVYTLKKIDPSGQPTCSAHPAQAPRRLGYSRHRITIKKRFGVLMTQQPRPVV